The stretch of DNA TATAACAGAACAACTGAACTGGTCATCTGTTGGCGTGCTCCGGTTAACACTCTCACGATGACATGATCCCATCTGTATTGTTCAAAGCGAAATGTGCTATACTAGTGGAGTTCGTCCGTTCCACGTCATCAGTGCAGATTTTACTCCATTTGTCtagaaagaatttttttttgcttaatcTGCCAGGTCCAAAGCAACAGACTATAAACAGTTCTGATCCGTTAAGTAACCATACATGACAAGATGCCATAGCTGAATTTCATGaactctatttttaagataataaatttcataaactCTTGTTTCTCAAACATAGCACATCTTACTTTTGGCTGTAAAAACACCAAAAGTCTCCTTGAGGTTACCAAAAGTTCATCTAGTGAAGAAATTGTGCAGTCTCAAGCTTGCTGTGACAGCAAATACTATCACTGTACACATGGTCAATAACGATGTTCTGCTATTCATTGTTGGTGCTATACAACATCAGaggaacaagtagctcatatCTTAGTTCACCAAATTACAATTACACAAGCTACAGTGGAGAAACAGAAACTCTGAAACAGGCCTGATTAGATTTCGTAAGTGCAGTTGCAGTCGCAAATTTGCAAAGGTCCTCTGCAGCGGCAATTATTGTCTCAAGAAAGAAGCACTACCATTTGCATATCATATCTCCCCTGTACTTGCAAACTGAAACTTCAGTAAGTCATACTGAACATTACAGATGGATTCTAACTGAAACCACAAGATGCTTGTAGCACCATGGCAAGTTAGTTTTGCTGAAACACAAGCTACACTGAAAAACTGAAACAAGCAGATATAGGGGCATTagaacttcacttcacttcACTTTTTCCAAGTTGCAATTGCATCTGGGGAAGTATTACAAGTACACAAATCCTTTGAATCCTGTATACCAGTATGTATGCCTATGTACACCCAAATTCCAAAGAATGAGCTTCCTCTCAATCAGAACCGACaaaaaatggagaaagaaGAGGAATTCAGTGATCTATCTATGGCATCTACATCCTTTTGTATGTATTTGCAGTGCCTCTCTAACGAATGAATCCCCTGGAGTAGAGAAGAATGAGCAGGGAAACCTAAGTGACAACATTTATCAGTCTCTTCACCCTGTCCACTGTCCAGCTTCCTTCAGACAAACTGGGCAGCCtatcctcctcctgctccgtCACCGCAAGAAGCGAACCCTTCATCTCGTCATGAAAGACACTGAATTCGTCAGATTTATCAGCTTCAACGACTTGCTCCACCACAACCTGCACAGCCGGTGGAACCATCTCCTCACGAACAATCACCACATGATCACCTGATCCGTCTGATGCCGCCATGATCATTGCCTCTGGTGGTGCATGGAATTGGACATGGTGTGACGCCAACAACAATGGATGCCTCTTCTCCTGTTCAACATCATCAGCAACAACAGGGAGCTTCTTGTAGAAGGTCTCGCCGTCGATGTGGTAGAGGCTCGCCGTGCGCACCTCCTGCGCCAGCGCACACGGCCAGCAGAATAGCCACCGAGCGTAGTCCGTCACCGACGGCGAGCCGCAGCACGTCCTGCTGGCCGGAAGCCCAAACCTCTCCCTCATCTGGATCCTCCAGTAGCCACCGTAGAGCAGCCCGCATACGCAGAGCAgcgccccggcgccgccgaccatGTCGCCAATGACCACGTCGTGGATGTGGAGCGCCGACACGCCGAGCACCCACAGCGGCGCGAAGCATAGCAGCACGAACGTGGCGGTGTGCACGAACATGCTGCCGAAGCCGAGCCGCTCCATGTTCCACCCGAAGACGCAGAAGGTGCACGAGAGGGAGAGACACCctgccgtcgcgtcgccgccgcagtcgAACATGCCGCCGGCCCACTCCGGCTCGACCACCGCGTTCCCTGTATCGGTGAGGTGTTGGGTCACCGAGCCGGCCTCGGGGCACGCGAGGTCGCATAGGTTGTTTTTCCCGAGCGGGCTGCACACGGTgtacacgacggcgacgaccggcgcgACGACGCCGAGCGCAAAAAACCCGTTCTCCAGGAGCTCCGGCCGCGTCTTCTTGGTGTATCCCCAGTACAGGCCGCAGAGCACGTACTGGCAGGCGACGGTGAGGTGAAGCAGCGCGACCACGACGGCCATGTGGGCGCGCTCCCGGGGGTGcgggccggcgccgtcctTGCAGTAGGCGGCGCGGAGCTCGGAGGCGTCGGCGGGGCGCCAGCGGCAGAGCAGGAAGAGGTGGTGGCAGAGTACGGGGTGCTGGTAGAGGCTCATGAGCGTGAAGAGCGCGTTGAGCACCTGGTTGTTGATCTCGATCCAGTGGTTCCTCGACGCCGGCGTGGGGAATGCCCCGTCGAgcaggccgaggaggaggagcacgagCATGGCGCCGGAGACGCCGACGCAGAGAAGCCACAGAAGCAGCGCGATGTTCATTGGGTTGGTGATCCACTCCTTGCACGTCGAACGCACAGAGCTCCAGTCGATGGCGATTCCGTAGTCGGCATTGCGGCGCCACAGTTTGAGCTGGCTGAGCCAGTGCGGGGTGTCGGCGAGCGCCGGTGCCAGGGCGTTGTAGTTGCTGAGCATCGGGGCTCCGCCATTTTCTGCGGTTTGTTCATCATCGTCATCACAGGCAACAAGAACCATTGCAGATTTGCAATGTCCCTCCCCTCCACCTGAATttcaagagaaaaagaaagaggaaaatTTCAGCAAGATTCAACATATATAATGCAAGAATCTGGATAtgggaaaagaaagagaggatcTTTTTTTCATAGGAAACGAAAAGAGACGATTTTCTCCATGGGATTGGGATGGCAGGAAAGAAGGGGAGGAGTAGAGAATTCAGAAAGCGAAGGCTTACCAGAAAGAAAGCAGACGAAGGCTTACCAGAAGGTCTGTTTTTCAGTTGAAAAGAGGGATCTTGTAGTTGTTTGTTGTTTGGTCAGTGATGATAGGAAGCAAGCAACAAAATGAAATCAAAGGTGTATGTGGATCTCCGAAAGGTTtgggtcttttttttcttttaactgGACTTTTGAGTCCGTCGTCCTGGGTTGGCTTGACTTGAGAGAGACGGTCAGACCTGGGCGATTGATGTCTTCCAGTTAATTAGGAAGGCAACAAGCAACACTGGTCCTGTGTTAGCAAGCATGCATGTTTCCTCcgatcctcctccgccgccacctcctcctccattctccacgccgcctccacctGTTCATCACCCGCGCGCTCTCCATAGCCACCAACACTACGGTGGGATCACATCTCCACGCGCAACCCATCAAACTACCCATGTCCATGTCCGCTACTCACATCTCCACCATGAACCACCTCCTCATCTTCTACTCCCGCCGCGGCCTTCTTCACCCTGCGCTCCAgctgttcgacgaaatgccgcACAGGAACCTCGTTTCCTGGACAGTCATCATCTCCGCCTCCGAGCGCAATGGCGCGCCTCACCTGGGGCTCCGTCTCTTCGTCTCCATGATCAGGAGCGGCCTCTGTCCCAACGAGTTCGCGCTCGCTACCACGCTCACTGCCTGTTGTCACTCCATGCCCCATGCCTCCAATAAGCTCCTTTTTGGCCTTTCTCTCCATGGCATTGCCGTCAAAGCTGGCGTGGATGGGAATCCTTTCGTAGGGAGTTCGTTGCTGCTCATGTATGCAAAGCATGGCCATATTGTTGCTGCGGAGCGTGCATTCTTACATATCCAGAACAGAGATTTGACGTGTTGGAATGCCATGCTGGAGGGCTATGTTCTGAATGATTTTGCGCATCATGCCATGAGGACAATGCTTCTGATGCATCATTCTGGGCTCAAAGCTGATCGGTTCACCTATATCTCTGTCATAAAGTCTTGTTCGATCAGCGGGGAGAGGGATTTTGGGCGACAACTTCATGGTCTTGTCATCCAAAGAATGTTGAACTCAGATACCTCAGTTATGAATTCGCTTGTTGATATGTATTTCACAGCCGGACAGAAGGAAGTTGCTGTTGCCGTCTTTCATAAGATTCAACAAAAGGACACTGTTTCTTGGAATACAATGATTTCAGGTTTTGCGCATGATGAAGACGAGCAGGCAGCCATTCGTTACTTGATCGATATGTCACGATCTGGATGTAAACCAAATCAGGTTACTTACTCTGTCCTGTTGAGGCTGACTGGTGCTAAAGAGAATGTCTCATTGGGCCTTCAGTTCTTTGCCCTTGCCTACCGCCATGGCTATACTGACAATGTTCTTGTAGCAAATGCAGCAATCAACATGCTGTCCAGATGTGGATTGCTCAATTGTGCGTATGGCTTCTTTTGTGGTCTCACTTTCAGGAACATTGTGACATGGAACGAGATGATTGCAGGTTATGGTCTTTTCGGTTGCTCTGAAGATGCAATAAGTCTCTTCCGcagtttggtttgttttggaCCAAGACCTGATGAGTTCACCTATTCAGCTGTTTTGTCTTCTTTCCAAGAAGCTCAAGGTGCAAGGGACCATGAGTTAATCCACACACTTATTCTGAAACAAGGTTTTACTTCCTGTCAGTTCGTGTCTACTTCGCTGATCAAGGCATATGCAGCAGCACTTGGGTCAGTTCAGAGTTCACAGAAAATCATCGAAGACGCCGGCAAGATGGATCTAGTGTCATGGGGGGTCATCATCTCTGCATTCCTGAAGCATGGCCTGAACGATGaggtccttttctttttcaacttGTTTAGAGGTGACTCCACGAACAAGCCTGATGAGTTCATCCTGGCAACCGTCCTAAATGCCTGTGCAAATGCTGCATTGATCAGGCACTGCAGTTGCATCCATTCTCTTGTTCTCCGAACAGGTCATGCCAAGCACTTTTGTGTCGCCAGTGCTGTTGTTGATGCCTACGCAAAGTGCGGTGAGATTACCTCTGCAGAAAAAGCTTTCAACGCTGTTTCATCAACAAGTGAGGATGCCATCCTGTACAACACCATGCTGACAGCTTATGCCAACCATGGTTTGATCCAAGAAGCCCTTAGCCTCTACGAAGGGATGACTAAAGCTCAACTGAATCCAACACCAGCCACATCCGTCGCCATTCTTTCAGCTTGCAGCCATCTGGGGCTAGTCGAGCAGGGGAAGCTTGTGTTCAGCTCAATGTTGTCTGCGCATCCAGCAAGAGCCAACTACGCCTGCCTGGTTGATCTCCTGGCACGAAAGGGTCTCCTCGACGAAGCGAAGAATGTGATCGAGGCAATGCCTTTCCAGCCTTGGCCTGCAGTTTGGAGGTCGCTGGTGAACGGCTGCCGGATACATGGGAACAAACAGCTCGGCGTGGTTGCGGCGGAGAAGATCCTGAGAATGGCGCCGAGCAGCGATGGCGCGTATGTTTCGCTGTCAAACGTGTACGCTGATGATGGCGAATGGCAGCTTGCAGaggagacgaggaggaagatggtCCAGAATCAGGTTCAGAAGGTGCAAGGTTACAGCAGGATTGAGATATAGGAATATCCTACTTGTAAATAGATCTACTACTGTCTTTTGAAAATTAACAGCCACGTTAGACTGGTAGAGGTAACACAAACTTGTGGACTATGGTGTTGTATGAATATGAATTTCTTCCAGAATGTTTGGGGGAAGGCAAGTAATCCTGGAAAGAGGTTTAGACATGCCGTAGTTCAGAATGCTAGTGTTGTCCACACAGGAAACTGATGTATTTTTAGACACAACTGGAGACTTTCTTGACATGAGATACTGACATCAATTAGTAACTATAGTGATCAGGAAATACGGATCAGAAACC from Oryza brachyantha chromosome 12, ObraRS2, whole genome shotgun sequence encodes:
- the LOC107305529 gene encoding uncharacterized protein LOC107305529; the encoded protein is MVLVACDDDDEQTAENGGAPMLSNYNALAPALADTPHWLSQLKLWRRNADYGIAIDWSSVRSTCKEWITNPMNIALLLWLLCVGVSGAMLVLLLLGLLDGAFPTPASRNHWIEINNQVLNALFTLMSLYQHPVLCHHLFLLCRWRPADASELRAAYCKDGAGPHPRERAHMAVVVALLHLTVACQYVLCGLYWGYTKKTRPELLENGFFALGVVAPVVAVVYTVCSPLGKNNLCDLACPEAGSVTQHLTDTGNAVVEPEWAGGMFDCGGDATAGCLSLSCTFCVFGWNMERLGFGSMFVHTATFVLLCFAPLWVLGVSALHIHDVVIGDMVGGAGALLCVCGLLYGGYWRIQMRERFGLPASRTCCGSPSVTDYARWLFCWPCALAQEVRTASLYHIDGETFYKKLPVVADDVEQEKRHPLLLASHHVQFHAPPEAMIMAASDGSGDHVVIVREEMVPPAVQVVVEQVVEADKSDEFSVFHDEMKGSLLAVTEQEEDRLPSLSEGSWTVDRVKRLINVVT
- the LOC102699838 gene encoding pentatricopeptide repeat-containing protein At3g09040, mitochondrial-like → MFPPILLRRHLLLHSPRRLHLFITRALSIATNTTVGSHLHAQPIKLPMSMSATHISTMNHLLIFYSRRGLLHPALQLFDEMPHRNLVSWTVIISASERNGAPHLGLRLFVSMIRSGLCPNEFALATTLTACCHSMPHASNKLLFGLSLHGIAVKAGVDGNPFVGSSLLLMYAKHGHIVAAERAFLHIQNRDLTCWNAMLEGYVLNDFAHHAMRTMLLMHHSGLKADRFTYISVIKSCSISGERDFGRQLHGLVIQRMLNSDTSVMNSLVDMYFTAGQKEVAVAVFHKIQQKDTVSWNTMISGFAHDEDEQAAIRYLIDMSRSGCKPNQVTYSVLLRLTGAKENVSLGLQFFALAYRHGYTDNVLVANAAINMLSRCGLLNCAYGFFCGLTFRNIVTWNEMIAGYGLFGCSEDAISLFRSLVCFGPRPDEFTYSAVLSSFQEAQGARDHELIHTLILKQGFTSCQFVSTSLIKAYAAALGSVQSSQKIIEDAGKMDLVSWGVIISAFLKHGLNDEVLFFFNLFRGDSTNKPDEFILATVLNACANAALIRHCSCIHSLVLRTGHAKHFCVASAVVDAYAKCGEITSAEKAFNAVSSTSEDAILYNTMLTAYANHGLIQEALSLYEGMTKAQLNPTPATSVAILSACSHLGLVEQGKLVFSSMLSAHPARANYACLVDLLARKGLLDEAKNVIEAMPFQPWPAVWRSLVNGCRIHGNKQLGVVAAEKILRMAPSSDGAYVSLSNVYADDGEWQLAEETRRKMVQNQVQKVQGYSRIEI